In Euphorbia lathyris chromosome 9, ddEupLath1.1, whole genome shotgun sequence, the following are encoded in one genomic region:
- the LOC136206032 gene encoding protein kinase and PP2C-like domain-containing protein isoform X1 — MGLQILEPNSCIRGCCTSNSIPLHLPPSSYTLLSPIARGGESVVYEGILDGRKVAVKKPILSTSEDIDKFHRELQLLCTLDHPGIARLVAAHAKPPNYLFFFEFYEIGNLAGKLHVEEWCPSTDEALMIIVQLAKALEYLHAHGIVHRDVKPANILLGRNLCPYLSDFGLAEHQKNLKEVSVENWRSSGKPTGGFHKKNMVGTLIYMAPEILRKEIHTEKSDVYSFGISINELLTGIVPYTDLRAEAQAHTVLEMNYTEQQLTAAVVSDKLRPVLAIPVSGASEKILSLIPRCWDENPQNRPSFSDIVSELAPVLEQRLRSIDENLAPSEPYDPSIGSANNLQAVHEDVNWSTQGELLSKKSSLEVTSGLRNWLDSSYDPQAYHPVLSWGSFATCGRRETMEDTHFLMPHMCSEMDIHVFGIFDGHRGAAAAQFSAKALPGILKSLTSARSPADALSEAFVSTDFAFRSELDSLRKSRGIIQKDWHPGCTALAALIVKDKLFVANVGDCRAILCRAGRVFPLSKDHVASCIDERERVVGAGGEVKWQVDTWRVGPAALQVTRSIGDDDLKPFVTAEPEITETVLSGEDEFLVMASDGMWDVISNSEVISIIRDTVKEAGMCSKRLVTEAAERGSKDNITVIVIFLRPVSTTERIY, encoded by the exons ATGGGGCTGCAGATTTTGGAGCCAAATTCGTGCATTAGAGGATGCTGCACCAGCAATTCCATCCCTCTTCATCTCCCTCCTTCTTCCTACACTCTCCTTTCCCCAATTGCTAGAg GGGGAGAGAGCGTTGTATACGAAGGAATTCTTGATGGGAGAAAAGTGGCTGTAAAGAAACCCATCTTGTCCACTTCTGAAGATATTGATAAATTTCATAGGGAGCTGCAACTCTTATG TACTCTAGATCATCCGGGAATTGCCAGGCTAGTTGCGGCTCATGCTAAGCCTCCCAATTACCTGTTCTTTTTCGAGTTCTACGAAATTGGCAATCTTGCAGGGAAATTACATGTGGAAGAATGGTGTCCAAGCACTGATGAGGCACTCATGATCATTGTGCAGCTTG CAAAGGCTCTTGAATATCTACATGCACACGGAATTGTACATAGAGATGTGAAACCAGCAAACATTCTT CTTGGCAGAAATCTTTGTCCGTATCTGTCAGACTTTGGTTTGGCAGAGCACCAGAAGAATCTTAAAGAGGTTTCTGTCGAGAATTGGAGATCGTCAGGAAAACCAACTGGTGGTTTCCATAAGAAGAACATGGTTGGCACACTAATTTATATGGCTCCTGAAATCTTGAGAAAGGAGATACATACTGAAAAATCAGATGTCTACAGTTTTGGGATATCTATTAA TGAGCTTCTTACTGGAATTGTCCCATATACAGACCTTCGTGCAGAAGCTCAG GCTCATACTGTACTGGAGATGAACTATACTGAGCAGCAACTTACTGCAGCAGTAGTGTCTGACAAATTGCGACCTGTTCTTGCTATTCCGGTATCAGGGGCATCTGAAAAAATATTGTCACTGATACCAAGGTGCTGGGATGAAAATCCTCAAAATAGACCTTCATTTAGTGATATAGTTTCGGAACTTGCTCCGGTCTTGGAACAAAGATTGAGATCAATTGATGAAAATTTGGCCCCGAGCGAACCTTATGATCCATCCATTGGCAGTGCCAACAACCTTCAAGCAGTTCATGAGGACGTTAACTGGTCAACTCAGGGAGAATTGTTATCAAAGAAATCTTCTTTAGAAGTTACTTCAGGTTTGAGAAATTGGCTTGATTCTTCGTACGATCCTCAGGCTTATCATCCTGTACTTTCTTGGGGATCCTTTGCTACATGTGGGAGAAGGGAAACTATGGAGGACACACACTTCCTCATGCCCCACATGTGCAGTGAAATGGATATCCATGTTTTTGGTATCTTTGATGGTCATAGAG GTGCAGCAGCTGCTCAATTTTCTGCTAAAGCTTTGCCGGGAATTCTAAAAAGTTTAACTTCTGCAAGAAG TCCTGCCGATGCATTATCTGAAGCATTTGTTAGCACAGATTTTGCATTTCGGAGTGAACTGGATTCTCTTCGCAAATCCAGGGGAATTATTCAGAAAGACTGGCATCCTGGTTGCACGGCTCTTGCTGCTTTAATAGttaaagacaagctttttgtTGCCAATGTTGGAGATTGCAGAGCAATCCTATGTCGAGCTGGCCGTGTGTTTCCTCTAAGCAAG GATCATGTTGCAAGCTGTATTGACGAGAGGGAGCGAGTTGTCGGTGCAGGGGGAGAAGTTAAATGGCAAGTCGATACGTGGAGGGTTGGTCCTGCAGCACTCCAG GTGACTCGCTCCATTGGGGATGACGATCTGAAGCCTTTTGTGACTGCAGAACCCGAGATAACTGAAACTGTTCTGTCAGGGGAAGATGAATTTTTG GTGATGGCTAGCGACGGGATGTGGGATGTGATAAGCAACTCAGAGGTTATAAGCATAATCAGAGACACAGTAAAAGAAGCCGGAATGTGTTCCAAGAGATTGGTGACAGAAGCTGCCGAAAGAGGAAGCAAAGATAACATAACAGTCATTGTTATCTTCTTGCGCCCTGTCTCTACCACGGAGAGAATTTACTAG
- the LOC136206032 gene encoding protein kinase and PP2C-like domain-containing protein isoform X2, giving the protein MIIVQLAKALEYLHAHGIVHRDVKPANILLGRNLCPYLSDFGLAEHQKNLKEVSVENWRSSGKPTGGFHKKNMVGTLIYMAPEILRKEIHTEKSDVYSFGISINELLTGIVPYTDLRAEAQAHTVLEMNYTEQQLTAAVVSDKLRPVLAIPVSGASEKILSLIPRCWDENPQNRPSFSDIVSELAPVLEQRLRSIDENLAPSEPYDPSIGSANNLQAVHEDVNWSTQGELLSKKSSLEVTSGLRNWLDSSYDPQAYHPVLSWGSFATCGRRETMEDTHFLMPHMCSEMDIHVFGIFDGHRGAAAAQFSAKALPGILKSLTSARSPADALSEAFVSTDFAFRSELDSLRKSRGIIQKDWHPGCTALAALIVKDKLFVANVGDCRAILCRAGRVFPLSKDHVASCIDERERVVGAGGEVKWQVDTWRVGPAALQVTRSIGDDDLKPFVTAEPEITETVLSGEDEFLVMASDGMWDVISNSEVISIIRDTVKEAGMCSKRLVTEAAERGSKDNITVIVIFLRPVSTTERIY; this is encoded by the exons ATGATCATTGTGCAGCTTG CAAAGGCTCTTGAATATCTACATGCACACGGAATTGTACATAGAGATGTGAAACCAGCAAACATTCTT CTTGGCAGAAATCTTTGTCCGTATCTGTCAGACTTTGGTTTGGCAGAGCACCAGAAGAATCTTAAAGAGGTTTCTGTCGAGAATTGGAGATCGTCAGGAAAACCAACTGGTGGTTTCCATAAGAAGAACATGGTTGGCACACTAATTTATATGGCTCCTGAAATCTTGAGAAAGGAGATACATACTGAAAAATCAGATGTCTACAGTTTTGGGATATCTATTAA TGAGCTTCTTACTGGAATTGTCCCATATACAGACCTTCGTGCAGAAGCTCAG GCTCATACTGTACTGGAGATGAACTATACTGAGCAGCAACTTACTGCAGCAGTAGTGTCTGACAAATTGCGACCTGTTCTTGCTATTCCGGTATCAGGGGCATCTGAAAAAATATTGTCACTGATACCAAGGTGCTGGGATGAAAATCCTCAAAATAGACCTTCATTTAGTGATATAGTTTCGGAACTTGCTCCGGTCTTGGAACAAAGATTGAGATCAATTGATGAAAATTTGGCCCCGAGCGAACCTTATGATCCATCCATTGGCAGTGCCAACAACCTTCAAGCAGTTCATGAGGACGTTAACTGGTCAACTCAGGGAGAATTGTTATCAAAGAAATCTTCTTTAGAAGTTACTTCAGGTTTGAGAAATTGGCTTGATTCTTCGTACGATCCTCAGGCTTATCATCCTGTACTTTCTTGGGGATCCTTTGCTACATGTGGGAGAAGGGAAACTATGGAGGACACACACTTCCTCATGCCCCACATGTGCAGTGAAATGGATATCCATGTTTTTGGTATCTTTGATGGTCATAGAG GTGCAGCAGCTGCTCAATTTTCTGCTAAAGCTTTGCCGGGAATTCTAAAAAGTTTAACTTCTGCAAGAAG TCCTGCCGATGCATTATCTGAAGCATTTGTTAGCACAGATTTTGCATTTCGGAGTGAACTGGATTCTCTTCGCAAATCCAGGGGAATTATTCAGAAAGACTGGCATCCTGGTTGCACGGCTCTTGCTGCTTTAATAGttaaagacaagctttttgtTGCCAATGTTGGAGATTGCAGAGCAATCCTATGTCGAGCTGGCCGTGTGTTTCCTCTAAGCAAG GATCATGTTGCAAGCTGTATTGACGAGAGGGAGCGAGTTGTCGGTGCAGGGGGAGAAGTTAAATGGCAAGTCGATACGTGGAGGGTTGGTCCTGCAGCACTCCAG GTGACTCGCTCCATTGGGGATGACGATCTGAAGCCTTTTGTGACTGCAGAACCCGAGATAACTGAAACTGTTCTGTCAGGGGAAGATGAATTTTTG GTGATGGCTAGCGACGGGATGTGGGATGTGATAAGCAACTCAGAGGTTATAAGCATAATCAGAGACACAGTAAAAGAAGCCGGAATGTGTTCCAAGAGATTGGTGACAGAAGCTGCCGAAAGAGGAAGCAAAGATAACATAACAGTCATTGTTATCTTCTTGCGCCCTGTCTCTACCACGGAGAGAATTTACTAG
- the LOC136206032 gene encoding protein kinase and PP2C-like domain-containing protein isoform X3: MGLQILEPNSCIRGCCTSNSIPLHLPPSSYTLLSPIARGGESVVYEGILDGRKVAVKKPILSTSEDIDKFHRELQLLCELLTGIVPYTDLRAEAQAHTVLEMNYTEQQLTAAVVSDKLRPVLAIPVSGASEKILSLIPRCWDENPQNRPSFSDIVSELAPVLEQRLRSIDENLAPSEPYDPSIGSANNLQAVHEDVNWSTQGELLSKKSSLEVTSGLRNWLDSSYDPQAYHPVLSWGSFATCGRRETMEDTHFLMPHMCSEMDIHVFGIFDGHRGAAAAQFSAKALPGILKSLTSARSPADALSEAFVSTDFAFRSELDSLRKSRGIIQKDWHPGCTALAALIVKDKLFVANVGDCRAILCRAGRVFPLSKDHVASCIDERERVVGAGGEVKWQVDTWRVGPAALQVTRSIGDDDLKPFVTAEPEITETVLSGEDEFLVMASDGMWDVISNSEVISIIRDTVKEAGMCSKRLVTEAAERGSKDNITVIVIFLRPVSTTERIY, from the exons ATGGGGCTGCAGATTTTGGAGCCAAATTCGTGCATTAGAGGATGCTGCACCAGCAATTCCATCCCTCTTCATCTCCCTCCTTCTTCCTACACTCTCCTTTCCCCAATTGCTAGAg GGGGAGAGAGCGTTGTATACGAAGGAATTCTTGATGGGAGAAAAGTGGCTGTAAAGAAACCCATCTTGTCCACTTCTGAAGATATTGATAAATTTCATAGGGAGCTGCAACTCTTATG TGAGCTTCTTACTGGAATTGTCCCATATACAGACCTTCGTGCAGAAGCTCAG GCTCATACTGTACTGGAGATGAACTATACTGAGCAGCAACTTACTGCAGCAGTAGTGTCTGACAAATTGCGACCTGTTCTTGCTATTCCGGTATCAGGGGCATCTGAAAAAATATTGTCACTGATACCAAGGTGCTGGGATGAAAATCCTCAAAATAGACCTTCATTTAGTGATATAGTTTCGGAACTTGCTCCGGTCTTGGAACAAAGATTGAGATCAATTGATGAAAATTTGGCCCCGAGCGAACCTTATGATCCATCCATTGGCAGTGCCAACAACCTTCAAGCAGTTCATGAGGACGTTAACTGGTCAACTCAGGGAGAATTGTTATCAAAGAAATCTTCTTTAGAAGTTACTTCAGGTTTGAGAAATTGGCTTGATTCTTCGTACGATCCTCAGGCTTATCATCCTGTACTTTCTTGGGGATCCTTTGCTACATGTGGGAGAAGGGAAACTATGGAGGACACACACTTCCTCATGCCCCACATGTGCAGTGAAATGGATATCCATGTTTTTGGTATCTTTGATGGTCATAGAG GTGCAGCAGCTGCTCAATTTTCTGCTAAAGCTTTGCCGGGAATTCTAAAAAGTTTAACTTCTGCAAGAAG TCCTGCCGATGCATTATCTGAAGCATTTGTTAGCACAGATTTTGCATTTCGGAGTGAACTGGATTCTCTTCGCAAATCCAGGGGAATTATTCAGAAAGACTGGCATCCTGGTTGCACGGCTCTTGCTGCTTTAATAGttaaagacaagctttttgtTGCCAATGTTGGAGATTGCAGAGCAATCCTATGTCGAGCTGGCCGTGTGTTTCCTCTAAGCAAG GATCATGTTGCAAGCTGTATTGACGAGAGGGAGCGAGTTGTCGGTGCAGGGGGAGAAGTTAAATGGCAAGTCGATACGTGGAGGGTTGGTCCTGCAGCACTCCAG GTGACTCGCTCCATTGGGGATGACGATCTGAAGCCTTTTGTGACTGCAGAACCCGAGATAACTGAAACTGTTCTGTCAGGGGAAGATGAATTTTTG GTGATGGCTAGCGACGGGATGTGGGATGTGATAAGCAACTCAGAGGTTATAAGCATAATCAGAGACACAGTAAAAGAAGCCGGAATGTGTTCCAAGAGATTGGTGACAGAAGCTGCCGAAAGAGGAAGCAAAGATAACATAACAGTCATTGTTATCTTCTTGCGCCCTGTCTCTACCACGGAGAGAATTTACTAG